One window of Leifsonia sp. AK011 genomic DNA carries:
- a CDS encoding polyprenol monophosphomannose synthase translates to MPTAPALVIIPTYNERESIERILPRVLATGVDILVVDDSSPDGTGEYVASLAESEPRIHLLTRGGKQGLGPAYLAGFAWGLERDYGVLLELDADGSHPPEVIPTMLKVLADDTSGRVGGVIGSRWVEGGSVVNWPASRKFISRGGSWYARTMLGLKVRDVTAGYRAYRADVLRSLPLAGIESHGYCFQIDMTRRIAAEGLELVEVPIEFRDREFGDSKMSGAIVREAMVKVTEWGFARAFRRPIQS, encoded by the coding sequence GTGCCGACCGCCCCTGCGCTGGTGATCATTCCGACGTACAACGAGAGGGAGAGCATCGAGCGGATCCTCCCTCGTGTGCTCGCCACCGGGGTCGACATCCTGGTCGTGGATGACTCGAGCCCCGACGGCACCGGAGAGTACGTTGCATCCCTCGCCGAGTCCGAGCCGCGCATCCACCTGCTCACTCGCGGCGGCAAGCAGGGCCTCGGACCCGCCTATCTTGCGGGCTTCGCATGGGGCCTTGAGCGCGACTACGGCGTGCTGCTCGAGCTGGACGCCGACGGATCGCACCCGCCGGAGGTGATTCCGACCATGCTCAAGGTTCTGGCGGATGACACGTCCGGCCGTGTCGGCGGGGTCATCGGTTCGCGGTGGGTCGAGGGCGGCTCGGTCGTGAACTGGCCCGCCAGCCGCAAGTTCATCAGCCGTGGTGGCAGCTGGTACGCGCGCACGATGCTCGGCCTCAAGGTTCGGGATGTCACGGCCGGCTACCGCGCCTACCGTGCGGACGTGCTCCGATCGCTGCCGCTGGCCGGCATCGAATCCCACGGCTACTGCTTCCAGATCGACATGACGCGCCGCATCGCAGCGGAGGGTCTCGAGCTCGTCGAGGTGCCGATCGAGTTCCGCGATCGTGAGTTCGGGGACTCCAAGATGAGCGGTGCGATCGTGCGCGAAGCGATGGTCAAGGTCACCGAGTGGGGTTTCGCGCGGGCCTTCCGTCGCCCCATCCAGTCGTAA
- a CDS encoding lysylphosphatidylglycerol synthase transmembrane domain-containing protein — protein MTDVDEQAEGKPASRTRAHLFTALRYIALAVVIGFAVAFFAERWTQITDVISRIPVWGVVASFVVMLLGMVANVLSWVTILNGLGHVVPLPRGSQIMLVGQLGKYVPGSVWGYVMQMELGRQYGIARARVLVTTLYAAGIGVVASLILGVSVIPSVAADQPALAWLYLLLPIGLVCLHPRVMTWLSNLTLKVFRRPPLEHRVRYGTIAVAMGWSLLSYVLYGVHLHLLVGEVLPWSFITILMLGGAISLGFTASLFAPILPSGAGIRELVLILVMLAVSVPDAYAQAASLLSRAMFTAGDLLLAGAAVILVLVMRRSLRARDTASNEYAQLGDWHSADEPPTGPHPAKD, from the coding sequence GTGACGGACGTCGACGAGCAGGCGGAGGGCAAGCCAGCCTCGCGCACCCGAGCTCATCTCTTCACGGCTCTCCGTTACATCGCACTCGCCGTCGTCATCGGCTTCGCGGTCGCGTTCTTCGCCGAACGCTGGACCCAGATCACCGATGTGATCTCGCGCATCCCCGTCTGGGGCGTCGTCGCCTCGTTCGTCGTGATGCTCCTCGGCATGGTCGCCAACGTGCTCAGCTGGGTCACGATCCTCAACGGCCTCGGTCACGTCGTGCCGCTGCCGCGTGGTTCGCAGATCATGCTCGTCGGCCAACTGGGCAAGTACGTCCCTGGTTCGGTGTGGGGCTACGTCATGCAGATGGAGCTCGGTCGCCAGTACGGGATCGCCCGCGCGAGAGTGCTCGTGACCACTCTGTACGCGGCGGGCATCGGGGTCGTGGCATCCCTCATCCTCGGCGTCTCGGTCATCCCCTCGGTCGCGGCCGACCAGCCCGCGCTCGCGTGGCTGTACCTGCTGCTTCCGATCGGGCTTGTGTGCCTGCACCCCCGCGTCATGACGTGGTTGTCGAACCTGACCCTCAAGGTGTTCCGCCGTCCGCCGCTCGAGCACCGCGTGCGCTACGGCACGATCGCGGTCGCCATGGGGTGGTCGCTGCTCTCCTACGTGCTCTACGGGGTGCACCTGCACCTGCTGGTGGGCGAGGTGCTGCCGTGGTCGTTCATCACGATCCTGATGCTCGGCGGCGCCATCAGCCTCGGCTTCACCGCGAGCCTGTTCGCTCCGATCCTGCCGTCGGGAGCTGGCATCCGTGAGCTCGTGCTCATCCTCGTGATGCTCGCCGTCTCCGTCCCCGATGCCTACGCGCAGGCCGCGAGCCTTCTGTCGCGGGCGATGTTCACCGCGGGCGACCTGCTGCTGGCCGGGGCCGCCGTGATCCTGGTGCTCGTCATGCGTCGCAGCCTGCGGGCGCGCGACACCGCCTCGAACGAGTACGCGCAACTCGGCGACTGGCACTCAGCGGACGAGCCCCCGACCGGCCCGCACCCCGCCAAGGACTAG